From Caldisalinibacter kiritimatiensis, a single genomic window includes:
- the grdA gene encoding glycine/sarcosine/betaine reductase complex selenoprotein A produces the protein MGLLDGKKVIVIGDRDGIPGPAIEECLKTTEAEVVFSSTECFVUTAAGAMDLENQKRVKELTEKHGAENIVVILGAAEAEAAGLAAETVTAGDPTFAGPLAGVQLGLRVYHAVEPQFKDEVDPDVFDEQIGMMEMVLEVDEIIEEMTDIREEFCKFDD, from the coding sequence ATGGGATTACTAGACGGTAAAAAGGTCATAGTAATTGGGGATAGAGATGGAATCCCTGGGCCAGCTATAGAAGAATGTTTAAAAACAACAGAAGCTGAAGTAGTTTTCTCATCTACTGAGTGTTTTGTCTGAACTGCCGCAGGAGCAATGGACCTAGAAAATCAAAAAAGGGTTAAAGAACTAACTGAAAAGCATGGTGCTGAAAATATAGTAGTTATCTTAGGAGCAGCAGAAGCTGAAGCAGCAGGACTTGCTGCTGAAACAGTTACAGCTGGAGACCCTACATTTGCAGGTCCATTGGCAGGAGTCCAGTTAGGACTTAGAGTATATCACGCAGTTGAACCACAATTCAAGGATGAAGTTGACCCTGATGTTTTTGATGAGCAAATAGGTATGATGGAAATGGTGCTTGAAGTGGATGAAATTATTGAAGAAATGACTGATATAAGAGAGGAATTTTGTAAATTTGATGATTAA
- the grdB gene encoding glycine reductase complex selenoprotein B — MSKIRVVHYINQFFAGIGGEEKADYKPEVREGVVGPGMEFNKRFKGEAEIVATIICGDSYFNENIEEAKAKILDMVKQYDPDIFIAGPAFNAGRYGVACGTICDAVNSELGIPVLTGMYPENPGADMFKKSVYIIETKNSAAGMRRAIKSMAPFAIKLAKGEEIGTPDEEKYIPRGIRKNYFTEKRGSERAVEMLVKKLKGEEYVTEFPMPDFDRVEPNAPIKDLSKAKVALVTSGGIVPKGNPDNIESSSASKYGKYDISQYNDLTSDTHETAHGGYDPVYANEDADRVLPVDVLRDLEKEGKIGELHKYFYTTVGNGTAVANAKAYAHEIGKELVADGVDAVILTSTUGTCTRCGATMVKEIERAGIPVVHVCTVVPISLTVGANRIVPAVAIPHPLGNPNLDKKEEKALRRKLVEKSLKALKTEVDGQTVFED; from the coding sequence ATGAGTAAAATTAGAGTTGTCCATTATATAAATCAATTCTTTGCAGGAATAGGCGGAGAAGAAAAAGCTGACTATAAGCCAGAAGTAAGAGAAGGCGTAGTTGGACCGGGTATGGAATTTAATAAGCGCTTTAAAGGAGAAGCAGAAATTGTAGCAACAATTATCTGTGGTGACTCTTATTTTAATGAAAACATAGAAGAAGCTAAAGCTAAGATACTTGATATGGTAAAACAATACGACCCAGATATATTTATTGCAGGACCAGCATTTAATGCAGGAAGATATGGAGTAGCTTGTGGTACTATTTGTGATGCCGTGAATAGTGAACTTGGTATACCTGTTTTAACTGGTATGTATCCAGAAAATCCAGGAGCAGATATGTTCAAGAAAAGCGTTTATATAATTGAAACTAAAAATAGTGCTGCTGGAATGAGAAGAGCTATTAAATCGATGGCACCATTTGCTATTAAATTAGCAAAAGGTGAAGAAATTGGTACTCCTGATGAGGAAAAATATATACCAAGGGGCATAAGAAAGAATTATTTTACAGAAAAAAGAGGTTCTGAAAGAGCTGTAGAAATGCTTGTTAAAAAGCTAAAAGGTGAAGAGTATGTTACTGAATTCCCTATGCCTGATTTTGATAGGGTAGAGCCTAATGCACCAATTAAAGATTTATCCAAGGCCAAAGTAGCTTTAGTTACATCTGGAGGAATTGTTCCTAAAGGGAATCCAGACAATATAGAATCTTCTAGTGCATCAAAGTATGGAAAATATGACATATCTCAATATAATGATTTAACTTCAGATACTCATGAAACAGCCCATGGAGGTTACGACCCAGTATATGCAAACGAAGATGCAGACAGGGTTCTTCCAGTAGATGTACTAAGGGATTTAGAAAAAGAGGGTAAGATAGGAGAGCTTCATAAATATTTCTATACAACAGTAGGAAACGGAACTGCAGTTGCAAATGCTAAAGCATATGCTCACGAAATAGGTAAAGAATTAGTAGCAGATGGAGTAGATGCAGTTATCCTAACATCAACCTGAGGTACCTGTACACGTTGCGGAGCAACGATGGTAAAAGAGATTGAAAGAGCAGGAATACCTGTTGTACACGTTTGTACAGTAGTACCAATATCGTTAACAGTAGGAGCTAACAGAATAGTTCCTGCAGTAGCTATTCCACATCCTCTAGGAAATCCAAACCTAGATAAGAAAGAAGAAAAAGCATTAAGAAGAAAATTAGTTGAAAAATCATTAAAAGCACTTAAAACAGAGGTTGATGGTCAAACTGTATTTGAGGACTAA